ATTCAACGAGGCGCTGTACGACGCCACCGCCCAGGCGCTGTTGGATGCCGCCGAGGATCCCGAGGTCGCCGTCGTCCTGCTGACCGGCGCGGGCCGTGCCTTCAGCGCCGGCACCGACCTGGCCGACATGCAGGCCATGATCTCCGACCCCGACTTCACCCCCGGGAAGTACGGGTTCCGCGGTCTGATCGAGACCCTCAGCGCCTTTCCCAAGCCGCTGATCTGCGCCGTCAACGGCTTGGGGCTGGGCATCGGGACCACCATCCTCGGCTACGCCGATCTTGCCTTCATGTCGACCACCGCCCGGTTGAAATGCCCGTTCACCAGCCTGGGCGTCGCGCCCGAGGCGGCGTCGTCGTATCTGTTGCCGCAGCTGGTGGGTCGGCAGAACGCGGCGTGGTTACTGATGTCCTCAGAGTGGATCGACGCCGACGAGGCGCTGCGAATGGGATTGGTGTGGCGGGTCTGTGAGCCCGACGAGCTGTTGCCAGAGGCGCGCCGGCACGCCGATATTCTTGCCGCGCGGCCGATTTCGAGCCTGATGGCGGTCAAGCACACGATGGTCGAACCGATCCGTCCGGAGATCGCTGCGGCGACGGCACGGGAGAACGCACACTTCGCCGAGCTGATGGGTGGTCAGGCCAACGCCGCGGCGCTGGCAGATTTCGGGAACCGGCGGCGCTGAGCGGCCGTGCGCGGACCGGTCAAGCGGACTTCTGAGCGGACC
This genomic stretch from Mycobacterium paragordonae harbors:
- a CDS encoding enoyl-CoA hydratase/isomerase family protein, translating into MTLLVDDDNRVRTLTLNRPEALNAFNEALYDATAQALLDAAEDPEVAVVLLTGAGRAFSAGTDLADMQAMISDPDFTPGKYGFRGLIETLSAFPKPLICAVNGLGLGIGTTILGYADLAFMSTTARLKCPFTSLGVAPEAASSYLLPQLVGRQNAAWLLMSSEWIDADEALRMGLVWRVCEPDELLPEARRHADILAARPISSLMAVKHTMVEPIRPEIAAATARENAHFAELMGGQANAAALADFGNRRR